DNA sequence from the Anguilla anguilla isolate fAngAng1 chromosome 4, fAngAng1.pri, whole genome shotgun sequence genome:
GCAGAGATCTTAAGGGTATTCAGTGAGGAGCCAGAATGAGCTGAATGGCCTCATTCTGCGTTCTCCCGTTCCCCCGTCCTCCCCCAGGAGCGCTATGTGAAGGAGGCGTCTGAGCACAAGGAGAACATGGTGCTGGTGAACAAGGCCGACCTGCTGACGCGGGAGCAGCGGCGGGTCTGGGCGCGGCACTTTGAGAGGGAGGGCATCCGGGCCGTCTTCTGGTCCGCCCTGGCGGAGAACGCGCGGCTGGAGGCCGAGGAGAAGGTAGGGAAGCCCGTCAGCACGTCTGTCTTTCCGTCTGTCCTACTTTGTATAGTAGAGGCACAGGGACCATTGACAGAGAAGAGATTTTCCCTATGTCTCTGGGGTTGTGCCAGGGAGGAAGCTGGGTGCTTCTAGACTTCTATccatatgatttaaaaaatctaaactcCTGTACCTTTTATGTCCACCTTGTcttctgtttattattgtttttatcttatattattggaattattatttcattttatttattttgtgtttcctgtAAGGAATGGCTGTattcaaaaaatgtacaaaaaagctGCAATGTACTGTGTCTGTACCATTTTGCACcgctttgaaaataataaaaaatttgaattacaaaaaaaaaatctaaactctAATGCTTGAGCACAtttacagaacatttatttattttattagttttaagAGTTAAAAGTTGTCAAAATTGAGGTAGCTATGAGTACGTGCTCCAGCATCTGTTGTTTGTGCTCATGTTTATTCTGTTCTGTCCACTTTGACAGAAACCGGAACAGGTGTAATTTCAGTTGAAGTGGAGATTTGAGCCTGTTAAATTATGGCACTCCCTCCACGATTAGTTCTGTTTGAGTTTGAGTGGAACAAGCTGCCACGTTGGGGCCTGTCTTTGACGCGGTGATTAATGAGCCATTCGTACATCACAGGGAGAGGCCTatggcgaggaagaggaggagctgagTGACGAAGAGGAGGTGGCGagggaggacgaggaggaggagggaggagacgtggatgaagaggagaggagggacaCGTTTGAGGATTGTGTGGAGGAAGGCGACTGGCAGACGTGCTCAGAGGGatcagaggaagagggggagggggaggaggaggaagaggagggaaaggaggagacCGGCTCCCCTGGCACTGCCTCCTTCCACAACTCCAGCCGCCTCCTGAGCAAAGATGAGTTGCTGGCTCTGTTCAAGACTGTCCACTCAGGCACCAAGCTGAAGGAAGGCCAGATTACAGTTGGACTGGTAAGgctgtatgtctctctctctctctgtctctctctcagcagacTTGTTTATGTGGGGTGATTTATTATGTGCACTGTGATTATTATCATTCAGCGttcctcctgttctcttttCTCCTGACTAGGTTGGGTATCCCAACGTTGGGAAAAGTTCCACGATTAACACGCTTCTCAGGAATAAGAAGGTGTCAGTGTCGGCCACGCCTGGACACACTAAGCACTTTCAGGTAACCCAGGGATTTCTGCTGTTTATGTGTTCCTGAAACACATCTCTTTGTTCCAGTACAacgtgtttatttctttttttgactgattgactgatttgttgatttaaaaaaaaaaaatttttggaaTGATTTTCACATAGACAAattgattataaaaaaaatgttctgagaTTATTGGAATGTTGGAATATTGTGAGCCGCATCCAGGGATGTGatcatttcagatttttcatttaGAGACCCTAAATTTGTCTGGGgttttgtgcgtgcgtgcgtgcgtgtgtgcgtgtgtgtgtgcttcagacATGCTCAAGCCTCTCTGCCTCTAGCTGAAACATATTTGGCGTGGAAATCAGTATTTGTTGATAAATCGATGAAAACCAATTGTGATGAGAGCGCAGTTTGACTGTGAAAATGGGATGGCGGTAAGAGCACAGTTTGACTGTAgcgcagtgtgactgtgtgaaatGGGATGGGGGTAAGAGCACAGTTTGACTGTAGCGCAGTTTGACTGTGTGAAATGGGATGATGTTTAAGAGCACAGTTTGACTGTGTGAAATGGGATGGGGGTAAGAGCACAGTTTGACTGTAGCGCAGTTTGACTGTGTGAAATGGGATGATGTTTAAGAGCGCAGTTTGACTGTGTGAAATGGGATGATGTTGCAGAGcgcagtgtgactgtgttgcAGACGCTGTTCGTGGAGCcgggcctgtgtctgtgtgactgccCCGGCCTCGTCATGCCCTCCTTCGTGTCCACCAAGGCCGACATGATCTGCAGCGGGATCCTCCCCATCGACCAGATGAGAGACCACGTTCCCGCCATCTCTTTAATATCCTCTCTGTCCGCCATTTTAGAGCGCTGCCTCACCTCACCCTGAAAACAGTTTTGGGTGGTAAATTGATCTGCCCACTGATAATgtggtggaaaaaaatgcaccaaTTGCAATCATATAGATGTCCATCTGTAGTCCTTTATTGCTGGAGTAGGCATACCTGCTCTCAGTGTAATAATCACGTATAACTGAGTCAGAGAGGGTAGTGTAGGGATAGATTAAATAACATGATAACGttaagtttttatttctctgaTAAGAAATAACTAATTTTGTTATTATATGGTTGTAAATGCAAGTTGTCTGTAGGGCAGTTGTTCTCCaagttggggaggggggtggggggcgttgAGAGTTGAAGCAAAAAAAGTTGAAGCTCTCCCGATTTGGCAGAGCCATCTGAAGCTGTCTGAAGTCTCAAGCTGTCAGGTGTCAGTAGAAGATGCCAGCGCGTGATTGGCCAGTTGGGGCCTTAACCATGTGACGTGTGTCAGAATGTTCCCCGGGCCGTGCTGGAGGGCACCTACGGCATCAGCATCATTCGCCCGCGCGAGGACGAAGACCCCGAGCGCCCGCCCACCGCCGAGGAACTGCTCATGGCCTATGGATGTGAGCGCCgaacccctaaaccctaaaccctaccCCCTACACCCTAAAGCCTAcacttaaccctaaccccctaaccctTACACTTAACCCCTaccccctaacccctaaactcTCAACCCTACCCCCTACACCCTAAAGCCTacaccctaaaccctaaactcTACACTTAACCCCTAccccctaaaccctaaaccctcaaccctaacccctaccccctacACCCTAAACCTTACACTCTACACTTAACCCCTAccccctaaaccctaaaccctcaaccctaacccctaccccctacACCCTAAACCCTACACTTAACCCTGacccctacccctaaccctaaactcTGCACTTAACcataaaccctaaaccctacacCCTAAACCTATACCCTAACTCCTGCACTTAACCCGTAACCGTAACTCCTAAACCCTAcacttaaccctaacccctaaaccctacACCCTAAACTCTGCACTTAACcataaaccctaaaccctacacttaaccctaacccctacaccctaaaccctaaacctaTACCCTAACTCCTGCACTTAACCCGTAACCCTAACTCCTAAACCCTACACTTAACCCTGACCCCTGAagcctaacccctaacccctaaacttGAAACCCCAAACCCTACACTTAACCCTAATCCCTTACTCCTGCActtaaccctaaaccctaacttCTATACTAAACCCTAACTCCTGCAGTTAATCCTAAAACCCTAATGTGTGCTTTCACCCTAATCCCTGAGCCCTACCCGTAGCCCGTTCTGACGTGCCCGTCTCTCAGCGCTCACGTTCTCCGCCGTTTCCTTTCAGACATGCGCGGCTTCATGACCACGCACGGTCAGCCCGACCAATCCCGCTCCGCGCGCTACGTGCTGAAGGACTACGTCTGCGTAAGTCCTCCACACTCACCCTCGCTGTCCCCTGTGCgtttttaaagggggggggagggggagggggggggaggggggaggggggggggggaggggtagcatgcggccattttgtttgacGTTGCTTAACATTACGGGCATTTTAGCAGACGCCctaatccagagcaacttgcacaactttcTCATTTTTGCGTAGTAGACCCATCTATACTGTTGGAAAATTCTGTTTGCTGAAGAAATGCTAGGGTAgaacggcagtgtcctgcctgggaatcgaacctgcagcctttttcacgtcacaagcccagttccctaaccactacaccacactgccgccATTTTTCTTACAGGGAAAGCTGCTGTActgccaccctcccccccacatcgCCCCCGAAGACTTCCAGCCGCAGCACGGCAAGTTTGACCCTCGGCGCGTTGCCGAGCAACAGGACCCCACCCAGGAAGTGAAAAGGCCGCGTAAAATCAAGAGGATCGAGAACACCGTGGACAAAGACTTCTTCCACCGGGTAACctttccccccccgccccgtctctCTGTGTAAAATGGCTTCCCCTTTGGTctcagaggagggggggggggggctgatctaggatcaggggGCTCATTCCAGTCGCTGATTTTATTGGTCTCCTCGGTCCTCGTCTGACCTGGAAATCGATCGAGGTCCACTATCTTTAAGGACGTTCCAGcctgttaaatgctccttgtAGGATTTAGGAGTGAGGAGCTAAGAGGCTCTTGAAGTGCATCCTTtgttggagtttttttttttcgggacGTGTGACGTGTAGTGATCGACCTGTGAATCCACGGTCTGGTCTGaggtgctttatgaatacaggttCTGGTCTCAGGTGCTTTATGAATACGGGCTCTGGTCCGAGGTGCTGTATGAATAACGGCTCTGGTCTCCCGCAGGAGAACGTGAGGGCTCTGACCAAGGGTGTGCAGTGCGTTATGGGATACAAGCCTGGGAGCGGTCCGGCAGTCCCAGGAACGCCGGGCTCGGAACAAGCCGCCGGGAAGCCCTGGAAGAAGCACGGAAACAGGAACAAGAAGGAGAAAGTGCGCAGGCTCACTAAACACCTGGAcgcctgaacacacacctgtgaaACACCCGGACACCTGACCTCACACCTGAACGCCTGGCAGCACACCTGTGAAACACCTGGACGCCTGGCGGCCCTCTTCTGAAGCACCTGGACTCCCGACCGCATATGTATCAAACACCTGTTAACCTGACCGTACACATGTATAATACCTGGATGACACACCTGTGATTAGCAACGGCTCACATATATTGGACCGCCATTATTGGTGTCTGTAATCTGACTGTCCAGGAAGCAGTCATCTGGTCTATCCTTGGGCTCAGAGGGTTTAACCGTTGAGACaaaaatcataaatcataaaaatgtttaaaaagcataaatatagaaaataattGTAGAAATGTTTGTTGAATTCCAGGACCTCAGTGGATTGAAGAAATCTACAGGCCTTGTtgagaaaattattttgcaacCTGTGATACTATTTGGAGTGGAACGATCCACATTTAGGAggtgtagtttaaaaaaatgtaaaggctTCATAGCAAAGAGTATAAATTCCACTTCCTATTCCGTTGAATAGGAAATTTACCTTCTTCAAATGAACACGATGAGCAAATACAACAGATGTCTTGGCAAGCTACAACTCTATGAATTTCTGGCAAGTGCTGAGTTTTAGATGTGTACTTGCCATAAGATTGTCTGTAAAGTAATTGTCTGGAATATTGTCTGTAAAATAACTTTAGTCCGGTTTCAGTCCCTCCCTCCCAAGTACTGTGGTCCGTTGTGGAGGTTCCTCAGTCAGTGATTGGCTCAGGTTCCAGGTCCAGGGACTGTCTGTTGCATCACAAGAGGAAATGAGTGAATAAGAGTGCGGCCAGATCTCTGGAAGGGTAGAGTCGCacggtgatgatgtcacagaggatATAGTGGAAGTAAACCCAGACCGTACCTAGTAGAATGAATCTACCTTCAGCAATGTGATCGCTCAGTCCATTttgaaatggcagaaaatgtCACCACAAGCTTACAGTACATGACAGTCTTATAAAGTTACAGGAATTTGAATTCAAAGATTTTTCAGAGTGAAATTGCTTAGATGAcaaattgttttctttgtaaCTAAAACAATGTATTGGAATTATTTTAAGACCTCTGTTCCATTTTGATGAAATGCTAATACTGTAGAgcacagtatatatttttctaGACAGGCTTAATCATTAGTCTTTGACTTTGCTATACAAGTACTAATCTTGGAATGGAAGCAGTATTGGAGTAGTACTGAAGAAATCCTCGGTCACAGTTTGTGGTTTATTATGAATTTCATAAGAGATGTGTCTCTGAACGTCAGTGTGTGattacaacaaaaacatgttgtttgATCTTAATGAATTGTTAATTAAATTACCTTGAATATGAAtgtatttcagtgtttatttccaTGCAAGGTTTAAGGGATTTAAGAATTTCACAATTTACCATATGAATTTGGGAGTGAGTTACTAAATTCTGCTATGCTCTGAACGATGCAGGCACATATTTGGggaaacgagggggggggggggggggtgcgcaaTGGGAGTTCTGGGGGAAAGGGTTATCGATCCTGCGGTCCAAACACTTACCTGCCCACAGTTCCATTTGGGGCCTTGTTtgttgtttctctctttctcgttcGCAAATTCTATGAAAGCGCCGCCACCCTGCAACCAGCATTTGTGTTACGGTTTCTACTGCCTGTAAACCCGTATCTCAGTTGTGACGGTGCTGCTGGAACGGTGGTgatgctgatttaaaaaatcataattataaGGGTGGAGTTAATCATCGAAATACGTGAAACCACGCTTATGGTATCAGGCATTCAAGTCGAGAACGTTGTTCTTGCGAACTTCAGAAAATGGGGAGGGGCTTTCATTGCACGAGCTATTCAGTGGTGCTCTCGCGCAGTCGTTATGCCGACCCTGAAGTCTAAATTAGTGCATATAACTCACATATAGTCAACCTGCTACCCCCCTTTTAACTCTTTCGGACAAAAATATATGCGGGGTGTCTGCGCGAAGATAATTTCCTGTTCGATTCCTGAAAAATCACCTGACCGGTTTTAATTCGGCAGGAGAGCTCATTCCAATTGGCTGTTTCAGGCAGGTTTCAGGTGAACATGGAGTGCCTCAGTCGCTCGCGGGCACCTCCTTCTCACGTTTGTTGAGAGTGGAGGATGGAGGAGAATTTAAAGAGAATCGACGGGGAACGAAATCAAGAGGAGAGAAGTTTCTTCGACCCTACCTCTTGGCGGAGACCCGAGTTTGTTTTGACCTGTTTGGAAAACGAGAAAGTTTGTATCTCGATTGGACTCTGCGGTCTTTCTGCAGTATTCTGGGTGGTAGCCTGTCTGTTgtaagtagttttttttttgtttttcagtttaagAATATCCGTCTAGTTGTGCGCAGTACATTCAACTTATGAAACTTGACATAAATTGCGGCACATTGTCCAATAAGATATATTTTCGTTGAAATGTGGTATTGCGTCTGGATTCGTTGTCCCAGGGTCGTGTGTAAACGATGCAGAACGAAGCGCAGGAATGTCGGCGACACCGCGGACAGTGCGCTTTATTGCTTTCTGGGAAATTTGAGCGGTACCGTGGGGGCCGTCATGTCCATCCAGCTGACGATCCAGGTAGGGCACCAAGCAGGTACTAGTACTGGTGGCTGTACTGCGCAAAAAAAGTTTCTTCTGCTATGGGTGCAATACTGATACAGACTGTGACGTATAACAGTGTAACATttaaatgcaggaaaaaaatgtgtttgttgccTTGTGCAGAATCACGACCGGATCAAAGAGGGattttcctgtttgtggtgTCGTTTTAGGTATTTATGGGTGGGCTGCTGACGATACTGGATATTCTACGCttcattttcataatcataCCCTTCAGTGGCAGAACCGGTAAGCTAAGATAGTAAAATGGAAATCTTAATGTCCTGAAGCAAGATTGTCATAATCATCCAACTTTCAAattgaattatgtttttttatatagcaGAGTGTCGTTGTCATTCGAATGTCATTCCTGAGAAATGCATCTTGAAATCTAA
Encoded proteins:
- the lsg1 gene encoding large subunit GTPase 1 homolog codes for the protein MGKKKSGGGGTGLGRALIKERLMAGRGNRRADSWLHTSELNDGYDWGRLNLQSVTEQSSLDDFLATAELAGTEFIAEKLNIKFVPAESRSGLLTSEETKRLKKLHEENKQLLRIPRRPEWDQSTSPEALQQAERDSFLEWRRELATLEEDQNLILTPYERNLDFWRQLWRVIERSDLVVQIVDARHPSLFRCPDLERYVKEASEHKENMVLVNKADLLTREQRRVWARHFEREGIRAVFWSALAENARLEAEEKGEAYGEEEEELSDEEEVAREDEEEEGGDVDEEERRDTFEDCVEEGDWQTCSEGSEEEGEGEEEEEEGKEETGSPGTASFHNSSRLLSKDELLALFKTVHSGTKLKEGQITVGLVGYPNVGKSSTINTLLRNKKVSVSATPGHTKHFQTLFVEPGLCLCDCPGLVMPSFVSTKADMICSGILPIDQMRDHVPAISLVCQNVPRAVLEGTYGISIIRPREDEDPERPPTAEELLMAYGYMRGFMTTHGQPDQSRSARYVLKDYVCGKLLYCHPPPHIAPEDFQPQHGKFDPRRVAEQQDPTQEVKRPRKIKRIENTVDKDFFHRENVRALTKGVQCVMGYKPGSGPAVPGTPGSEQAAGKPWKKHGNRNKKEKVRRLTKHLDA